The nucleotide sequence ggccagttatttgttttcgaagcatggacttgatggtggaggaagccgtaatcgaccagtggttatgtgaaccacccgtACGGtggggggccacaatgctaagCGCAGAACTGATTTTACATTTCCCTTCATGAGAGACACTCCTCGTTTATCCTGGTTctattgcttgataaggttattcaCAGAGTGTTTTCAGTTTGTTGAGCATGAAATGTTTGAACATAATTGGATTTGGAAtccaccaatcaaaataacactagaaataccactggaatgataaacaaagggggccatgagtgcgaAAAGCGTACGGAAGGGGGTCACAATAcatgaaaggttgggaaccactggtctaaacaGACTTTCGAAGCTCGGAAGAAGCTACAATCTCTTAAGTTAGTAATAATATGTAAGGTTACTAATAATATGTAAGGTTCCCTATTATTGAATATGCATTGCTTTGATATAACTTGCATGAGATACATTAGTGGAAGATAGATTTACTTTCATAATCCAATTCTTTCATTTTCTTTTCTAAGCTTTCTGAATTTGAATCTCCACAGCATTCATTTTTGTCACCAATATTCGCTCCATCCCTATCTTCTGTTTTGAAcaaaaacatgaatattttacaaacagGCACCAACAATGCAATTAACATAAGAATAAGTTGGTTATCGAAACTACATATGTAcattctcaaaattttgtaaaattaaaagGGTACACCCGTagggtgtgtaccaggttagggttagcctAAAAatcttattccgattttccttattttagttctattatgagttgggggactgtctgtgttagccaagtgaataaatCCTTTgcccgtaggtttcagtccctttacataacttgatgtaaagtaagcgaacagcttagttaccttcatattgatacacacacttctggagcaccactgaaatataatttatgatTCTCAATAGTATTCTTGTATCAGTATTTGAAGTTTATAGATATGTGCCATTGTATATAGTTACTACTAGAATATGATGGCTTAGGTGAGGTTGGGTATAAACAGAATTTACTTTATAAAAATGATAGTCATAGGCGATGATGTCATCAATCATACAATGTTTTAAATCTTTTAAATCCCCAGTAGGCCACAGTAAGATAACACcaaacctattaaaaattgataaagttattgataaattagttaattttgattgtagtggcaatgaatgatgatgatGTTTTCTGCTACTGAGAGGTAATTTTCATTCCAATTATTCAAGTGAAAGCATCTCTTTTTGTAGCTTTCTTGTGGTTTTCTCCCttgcatgaaaaaataaatgggCCACAGAATTTTAGTGCAACAAAACTGGGCCATGAAAGAAAAAGGGCTGAAAACCACTGTATTTATTATACAGTTTTCAGGGGTTTTGTCCATTGCAAGCCATGATACTATGTGATAAGTAAGGTATTTTGCAACTCAAAAGAGTACAATATTATAATCATAAAAAATGTCTTAATACCTGTATTTGCAATGTCTTCTTTTTCAAAATCTCTTCCCAACTTTTGCCTCACTGGAATTGagataaatatgataaataagaattgATAGCAATATCTGATGCCTACACTTTGTTTGAAACTTGTAAATGACATAGAATAAAGTCATTTGAGACACAAATTTTATTAAGTATTAAGCAAATCATCTACTAGAATCCAAATACTTTATGattcaagttttcaaattacaaaaataaagaatttagagtaaaaacaaaaaaataagttATTTATAAATTGGATTTTATATTTAGCAAGGTTCCACGAATTTTACTTTGGTTTCAAAGTTGCTAATTGGGGGAAATGTTTATCCCAGCATTGAAATACTGACCTCTCTAGAAAACACTATTACTACTAATACACtaacataaatttaattttatttgcgcTTTTCAAAAACTGTGCTGTGACTTTATTATATTCTGGGCAATTTTAGCTTTCAAAGGAAAAAATCAGCTTGATGATATAGATAATAGATGTACGTTTCAGAATTTTGAATTGAAGATGTGTCAATTCAATCAATTTGAGGCAATTCTAGAAAATACACCTTGATTTGGTTTACAGTTTTCTATTCTTATTTgagtttatttgatttgatcattttcatttttataaggATAGCAAGTTAGTTACTCATTGACATTTTAAATTTgacatcaattttatttatcttttatggctattctttttttttttcattgcattGAATTTTATAGCATTTGTTGAGGAGAGTGACACCGATAATCAAATCAAAGTTAGTGGTTTTCTTAATGCTCTTAATGGGTTTTTTGCAATGTAATTTTGTTCAGGTATCATAAACTCATACCCGCAATTTTTGTTTCCCTAAGAAGATCTGACAAAGGAGATTCATCTTTTTTTTCTGGAGCAGCACTATTTGATCTTGCTTCGGGAGTGGATTCATTCACTTCTCCATGTAAGTTTGCTGAATCTTCTGGTacatctgtaaaaaaaaaaattcttcagaCTTATTTTCTTGGGAAATCTTAAAAATTATAAGATAAGATGGTAGAGTACCAATGTCAGTATAATTATCAatagtgattcaagagtcttgctgcacactaacacaaaaggCACTAACTTCAGGCACAAAACAACGGGCACAAaaacatagaagaaggataagtaggtGGTCCCGCAGAAAGCAAACTATTAGCAATAATCATCAATGTTTCAAAAATTAGACATGAAAATAGCTATAAATTCCAACAAGATAAAATAACTTTTTCTTCTCCACCATGAACACACAAGAAAACTGGAAGAATGAAAATGTAAGAAAAGTagctgaaaattaaaaatggtgGACTGTGCACTAATGCTGGTTGGACTCATTAGATACTTCAGAAAACATGGAATATTTACAATGTTACTAAGAGCAAGTAATTGAAAAAAGTGTTTTGTAAAAATCATTACCATTTGAACGTCCTTATTTTTTTACTTTGATCCATAAAACCACGAGTACAGGCACAAACATTCCTATACCTGGACCATGTTCAACTTATCCCTGTTAgtcaataatttcaattttgtgtaTTACCTGCCATTTTAATATGTTTCATGTCCATATAGCTGCCAATGTCTTTGTCGTTAGAACCAACTGGATGTGTTTCAGccatattattcaaatattgccCTTCTCTAATAAAACGGAACTAAAAAACCTCgtctttatttttcaaactgacCACCAGTAAAGACGTTATTCTACATATCTTGAAAAGTTGCTATTTGATGTTAATTTCTCCTAAAAGACAATTAATATGGAATTAAACATAAAACTCCTTCTGTACCAAGCATAAATCTATTTACCGATGGAAAGTTTGAACACAAAATTCCATATAGCACGGATGCAATTCTACTCCCAGCTCTTACTataatcataattaaaaaaaaaaaataaccaaaaGATAACGAGCATTTACACGAAGATGTATGCTACCATTATTTACATGTACTTCCTCTTTCTGACGCGGTACTGAGCCAGTGTGTATGCCGCTCACCTGGTCGATTCATTTGCTATGTTTATTTAACAAGGTGGAACGTCATGTATGAACTGTACCAAAAGTGTGCAAAACAAGACGTGTGGCGtattgtgctaagcgttgggaatactCTTGCCACCAACCTCGATTACCCCGCGTTGGTTCGTGTCGAATCCCGTGGGGATAATTGTATGCTAAGCTAAGGAATTGCTGGACCCCTCTTACCGTGTACGGTGGTTCAcgtaaaaaatatgtaaatcctatccttagTCGGGAAACTTGGAAAACACAATATAGTAACtatataattaattataaatGTACCCTGTCTCGTAACGTACAATTACTTCATTCATACAATTTGCTGTTCAATTAGACGTTTAGCGAAAAAAGTCGAGAAATCCCGAAAACTCGATATACCAACTATACAATTGTAGGTGTGCCCTGTCTTGTACATTTTAGTTTCTTCATTTATACAATTAGCTATTTAAATGCGACTAAACAAACGTACATAGATAATTCACTCCGTTGATAGACGAGACAGTCTGCGAGCAGTCCTAAAAGCAAAACGTACCCAAAAAATCCTAATTATATTGTACGCCATAGATTATCATACAGTATCCTACATAATTGGACTTTATCAAAGGCAGATAAATATGGCGCAATCAGAGTTCCTGATATCTTACAAGATTGGCCCCTATTGGGATTTAACGCACAAGTCGAGTTGGTGAAGCGCGGACATGGTTTTATTCCGTGTCAACGAACGCGGATGAGGTTCACTATTAAAAACCCTTTTACGGAACTCGACGGATACCAACTCATACATTCGTTTGTGTGGCATGACATACCGATTTTGATGGAATCACCGTTTCCCCCTTCTGAGCCATAGTCGTCCCAAAATCCAACATCTGTTTGGTGATCACTCAGTGCCTTGTTGAGAGAGAATATTGAAAATGCGGTCACAATACACCGTCATCCCTAAGATAAAAACTGAACACACATCGTTCACAATTTGTTTTTCTTTGAGCTCTCATTACAAGAACTATAAATTTGAGAATACTGGTCACCGGGGCTGTCCAAAGATGGCTTAATATAACACACAAAGAGAAATTTCAGACGTTACATTTTTATTCCATACAATTTCAACATGCACAGTGACAAGGTGTAGCAGTACAggaatgaatgtaaaaaaatatcaaataaatatgAAGAGCATGGGCAGTAATTATATAAAGtaccacaaataaaaaaatatttagtctTAGTGAATATGAAGCATTCTGCACCAGACAGGAAATAAAGATTGGTTCTCGAAGGCAATGAAAAGGGAATTTCAAGCAGTAGAAACAACGTATTGCTTTTAACAATAGCAggtaattttcaattgttttttagtTTCCTGGTAAAATTTATCGGACTCAGGAATATAATGTTTCATTTGAGGAAGTAGTTacgacataaaaatatattaacataCTCGAAAGAAACACCCAAATAGCATGAAGTATATCCgtgataatttttcatttaattaaaaaaatagggTGCAGCTAATGATTTTACTGGTATGATACAACCACGATAAAAAAGCAGACAGTGCAAAATTGATAGATATTCTTAGTTTGATCAAGAAAAACTGCTTTTGTCAAGCATATAGTACATTGGAACATTTACTGAGCAGAgataaaaagaacaaaaaaaaggACATTGAGGAATAAAAGTTTGTTAATTCATTCAGGAACTGATATATTGATTGCACCGCTTAAGCCCTAATAGGCAGGAGGTATGAATTGAAACCTGATTGTACACAGTATATTAAATACAGTATTGAGCTTCTTGACTGGTAGTGGATGTCTTTACTTAGCCTTGTTCTGAGTAAAaggcaaataaaaaaatgttttgcaaataaatttcaaaactcataacagaaaaaaaatttactattgTCAAATTTGTGAATATGTGCAGCACAGATGGAATATGACaaacaattttattcaaacattCATGGTACCtcttgaaaaataatttcactGTAAAACTGTAAATCAACAGATACACATTAATATTGCAGATCAAAGCATTAATGAATGAcaatattgttttgaaattccCAGCGCTAGAAGTGTGCAgagtttaaaataatatataataaagtaGGATACAGTACAACATCCGGTTACAATACATTAGCAAAATGGGGTAAGACATTTGAGTGCAACTTTTAACTATTCCTACATAATAATCACAAAGTAAACACTTCATGCCTCCATTCCCTTATTTGCATGACAGCATGACTTAAGGTTATGCAGGGATAGGTTTCGTAACAACTTCCTCAATGACCCATCCATACATCAACTCTTGTCTGGCAATGATTGGAGGCAACAATGTTGGAAGATTAACTGCTTCACTGCGACGAGACTCAGAACAAGAAGGTGTGTTGTTGCTATTGGTTGCTTTATTGTTGCAAGATAACTTCATGTTTTGATTCTTCGCTTTTGCTTTAGCAATCTGTTTTCTGTAGGAGTATAGAAACTATTACTGGTACTATTACTGGCTAAGCAGAGATAATGACAAATGGAAACTAGTTGAGTGAAAGATGGgaaaattttttgaacaaaaatttcgGAGTGAATCTCGACCGGTTTTATATATCTAAACATCAAGGAAATTGGAGAGTTAGTTAGAGCAGGGCTTTCCAAACTAGGGGCGGGGCCGcgaagagaacaccaatttcaCGCAAAGTactatatagatatatatatatatatatatctgttgtACTTTTCCActcttgattcaaaatacaattattaaaaatagtgtaaaacaaaaTGTTCACGATTACGAGTGAATACATACATCATCATACCGTGTttctccgaaaataagacagtgtcttcaattttcttttgaaaataacactagggctcaTTTGTGGGGGATGTAGATGATAACCAGATTTTTTAATATACCAAATATGAATTCCAATtcccatttacttataaataacccgttttcatttgaaaaaaactgCTACATAAAGATAATTAACCATTTATAAAGTAGAAAAGATTTCATTCTATCGACTAGgactcagtggttctcgaacttcattgtattgtgacgccctccaaaaatatatgtatagattgatacctttcaatagaagaccttttttgcaatgagttaaTTGATATAAACGAACAACCAAAACCTTAAAAAACTTGCACTTGCATTACAATGAAATTTCTGATCGTAAGACCCGATTTGTGCGTGCTTGCATAACAAAGCAGGCTTTGTTTGTGCCTCgaaaattaggatatttgtgTTAAATATCAACTAATATATGATCgaatatttcacatattttatttattctaaatgttttattgtttctcattagTGCAAATGATGgtatatgaatcaaattcattttaccgttCCATGTCGTTCACTTTCTGTTACGCAGTGTCTATTGTTAATATAAACCCTACATGCTGCAATTCCGTAGGCTGCAACTTATTCATTGCTGAACAGAGATTATCGAACATAAGTGTTTTCTTAATAATATACACATTAACGATTACAAAATTGTGCTTTTTTTTGaggcagcatatttttcgtgtaaGTGCGGCGCGAGCTTTttcccctgataatttggcgtcgcTGCCTTATGCTTAATTTGATCAATAAGtgtgaaaaaaaagaaaagagtAATAATTCCGGATAAGGACCATGTCGTCGGTGGCTagacatcgtaattcatcatttaggcctgcataaacaaacaaCGGCTGGATttgctatgcagcaaaaagCATGCTAAtccattacactgaataattgagtaacgttaatctgagtaaataataaatatgtgcttgtttttattattgagtaggcctactaaaagttgagaattagctgCATCATTAAACTATCAAAAATACCtatttcgaactgtttagcattatcAACGTGAACAAGGGCcgtgaaaaattttaatatattaaaaggggccgcgagctaaaaagtttgggaagccctgggtTAGAGCATCTCGAATGAAGTACCGAAGTAGTTGTAgtatgttttttaaatattagaaaattgAGTGGGTTTATCAGTTCCTTTCTGACAACCTAACTAAACAAATCAAGTCTCCTAAAAGTTTAAATCCTGCTACAAAATTATAacattgtttataaatatttcaacacTCACTTCTGATCGTTTTTGACTGGTGCAGTTTGTTTCAAAGGTTTAACCGAGTTTTTATTCTGTAAATGATAATATATAGCTCTGTTAATAACATGAATGGGCCACTGGTAAATGTAGGAAACATTGCTTACAAGTGAGCATGATATATGACAGGATCGCTTGTTTTAGCCTCTTAACCTAGTTTAACATAGTAGGTCAAGCATTATATACTAAACCAAGAAGATTAGAGCCCTCTAGAAACAAATTTGAAACCTATGTGTCAAAGTTTGTTTTGAGGAGTGCTTACTTTTTAGAGGCTTCAAATAACTTCACAGAATATTGTTTTCGAATTTTCAAAGTAGAGAAACATGGTTGTTGGAATAGTGAGATATGGGATAGTTTCACTAATTCCTTGTTCCGGATGGACAAAGTTGAAAGCGGAACCATTACAGGCTAGTGACTGTTATGTAAATCACCTTGCTATGGTATAAAGTCCAGCAATCAGCTTGAACTGAACTATCTTCCACAATATTCAAAACTGCAAATTAATATATGGTGTGATGAAGCATATTTCTAATACGTCATTCACCGAATAGATATcatactttgagcaaactttcaCCAGTCATCATTCTTTTGAATATCTTTATTTAGCAAATATACCACCTTTCCCATGGAATAAGATAAAACCTGTCCCTTAGGTTGAAAGAAGAACTTACCAATGAACTTGATAGAACAGGacgttttgataattttttgctCGTGTCTCCTTGACATATAGTTTCAGACTTGAGAGTCATTTTATCAGTTGCTGACAACATATTCCAAGATTCAGTGTGAATAACAGCAAAATAGTTCGAAACCAGGAAACACCAAACTGTTATCTTTAGGTTCAGTAACATGGTTGAGAATTCCTGAGAATAGAATCAACAAAAATCTTTACCAGGGTGACCCAGAAAAAAATTCTTGATTACTCCAACAGGAATGAAGAAGATTCATTCTTCACACATGAAATTCTATTTGTGTATGACAGTTGAAAaagtacccaaaagtttcagtaaaacagaacattttgcacaaaagttgtCTTCTTCAAAATATGCTCCGCTGTTTTTTGCGTCGCACTGTACAACAATACACTGGAGAATATATCACATCATCTCTAAGTTAGTTAGGTATCACAAGAAGAAAATGTCTTTAGAACTCGTTTTATCAATGATATGCTGCAAAAAATATGTGGTGGTGAGACATTAGCATCAAAAAATGAAGTTAGGATTGCCAAAACCttttaaaacagaaaaattgaGGTAAAATCATGCATCAAGATTTTCGTAGAtctttacatttaaaaaaaaattgttttaccaAAACCAAGTTTTCTACAATACACCCAATTTCATTATTATCCTGATTACCTGGTTCCAACTCTCTTTATCAGAAAGATAAATCAATCTACTGACAGCAAGATGGCAACCACAAACATTTTCTATTGAAAGTTGAGAACTAATCTGAGTTAATATTCGATCAACAACATCGATTTTCCAGCCTATACCCTGAGAAACCAAAGAAAAGAGTAATGGTAGTAAGAATAATGgcttaaaattgaatttgacaTTTTCAAAGTTATGCTTTATAGTGTATGAGATGCTTTATGAACTTAGATTGACCTCCGGCACAGacacaaaaaaataacataacatAAAACAACCAACACGAAAGTTTAAGAAAGTTGcttaaaatgatatttaaaatatagaaCTGTAAAATCGTTTTTTACCTCAAATAATATCATGAGTGTTTTGTTTCTGACCAATGCTAAGAAGCACAATGCAATGTAGTCACAGCATGATGTCATTAAAGTTGTTCCCATAGCAACTACCGGTTTGGTCCATTGCACACGTGTAATACTGCTGAGAAACTTATCAGTCTCCATAAGTAAACTTATTGCATTGGTATCATTCTAGATATAGAATAGATATAACGTTAATTGTGGAGATTCTTGCtagtttttctaattttattaaagGATTTCAAATTCTCCAAACAGGGCTTTAAATAAGTGATATGTATGTAgtgtgaaatattgaaaaacaactTGTTGGTTTGACATTGGCATCAGCCGTCAAGTTATCTACACCCTGGTTGAAGTCGTGAGCATTAGAATTAAGTCAGATTAATCTACGatggcaataaaaacaaaattctttGCATTATAAATAGTTGAGAACAGCATTTTTATCATGTCCTAATAATGTCTTATAatattaatacagtaataatacAAAAACTACGATTTATAAATTTCCCACAGTAGAATAACGGTTTTCATGTAGCTACATGCACTACCTTTATATTTCTGCTTATTGTGAGACTGGTTTAGAAAGAACTTTGAATAAAAGTACACTTACTAACGAATCCATAACTGCTTTCACACATTTTTCTCGTAGATCGACTTGCATTGAAGCAAATCCTTTATTCGGCCATAACTTGtagaaatattttgtgttcCATTTCAAACAAGCGGCAAACAAATCATTGAGTGAAAAAAATGAAGCAAGTTGAATTACTTCTGGTGCGTTTGCTATACAATCTGTAAAATATtcgaagaaaattgaaagatatAGAATACTGATAATTACAGCATTGTTTCGTTTACTGTAAGTATACCAAGCAGACATAAAAACCATCATGCTGAACGTCATGGAATCATATTTTCAAAGTCTCGGAGTACAGAGATgtcaaaattttccacaaaaactCAAAAAGCTTCTAGTTTACTACATGTCTTTAACAGTATGTTAGGGAAGGGCTGTATAAGCTGaagtttttgatgaaaaaaaattatttctcggCATTCAGAGTCGCAGTCAAAATTTTTACAACTCGAGAGAGTCGATTGCGAATTCCTCCTCAGCCCTGCTAACTAGATAATATGCtcagtgtatgtaccaatatggaactaattttgttcgcctactttacatcaagttgtataaagggactgaaacctatgggcagggggtatattcaatcGGCAACAGACAGTCCCTGGggcccaaactcgtaatagaactgaaaaaaaggaaaatcagaatacaattatggcctaaccctaacctggtacacacacttcaggAGTACATAAACTTTGAACTCGAAGTTAGTAGGtcggaatgaaatttttttcacaatcaaGAGTTGAGAGTTGATTTCAAATTTCCCCCCACTATTCAGCTCTGCTAAATAGATAACACGGTTAAGAGTATTTCCAATGCAGTCTAAACTTTCATCTCACCTTTACACGGTCTATGAAACGAATGACACATTTCACTTTTAATGTGATATTTAGCGACAGTTGTTAATTCTGCCATTCCATACATGTCTGCAATCTGAAGAATGTCAAGCAATGGACAAAATCTTGGCAATTCACTTGACGCTCCATAAAGAAAACATAATAAAGCTGCCACAGCTTCCGGCTTTACATTGTCTGAATCAGAAAGGAACAAAATTGCCTTTTGGCTTGGATATagttatttgaaatatattctagatcagtgattctcaaatgGTGGGGTGTGCCCCACAAGGGGGgcatagacaatttttgaggggccGTGAAGCTAATTagaatatttgttagatttggccgccttattttggatatttacatttctttattatttacaCATATTTTCGACGTGTTCTTActgtctgttatttgtagcttattgttaactagttatttttaaggtggggcgcaacttaaaaagtttgaaaaccattgtTCGAGAGAgaaaataacttttgtgcaaagcttCCTAGAAATTTATGGATTCTGTTTTTTGGGTCACACTGTGTATATATAGCCTACTCAACTCCTAAGACAAGCTTGGAGTTCGCTTATTGGAAGAAGTATTAGAAGTTTAGTCCAGAATCGTACTGTGTAGAAGATTGTTTGTATCCTTTGTATCCTTTTTGTGTGCGATAACACAAAATTTCAGGGCTCCTCTGTGTCACACAGCAGTTTGCAAATAACCACTGGTTGGTTATGGTTGCCTCAGTCATtcatgggcgctccagaagtgtgtgtaccaatttgaaggtaactaattttgttcgcctactttacatctaGTTGTGTAAAGGGCTGGAACCTGTgcgcaggaggtatattcacttggctaatacaaaCAGTCACCAGCctataatagaactaaaataagaaaaatcaaaatcaaattatggcctaaccctcacctggtacacacactacggcagTACCCATCCATGCACTGCCAACTTTCCATTTCCCAAAAAGAAATAGGAAATAGCAACGAAGATATTTGTCCGCAAAATGAATTAGCTCAACTTACTTAGAGTTATTTCTTTTGAGTTTTTCTCAGTCCATGTATTTTGAaacattgctttgaaataactACATCTTGTCATCAAAACTTCTTTGTGACAAAGAAAGCATTCGTTCTCTGCCTAAATATAAGTAACGTTGTGATCAAGTAACGGCAATTGAAGTTCATGAGCTCATGTGCACGGTAAATATGGGCAGctttaaaataaactcaaaaaagCCTTCTAAGAAAGTTATAAGCTTGCGAAACACAAACAGTAAAATAATTAGTTAGTTTTTGTTACATATGATGCAATATATGATGAACTGTTGTCACATAATAATTTAAACTGTTAAAAATGAACATGACTTGTCGCCAGCGTCCGGAATTTTTCATTCATGGTTGAAATTCTGTCAAAATTGCATGCTACTACTAgttaaaatgaatttcaattcTTCAATTTAATTACTGATTTAGCAATCACCATAATTACTTTTCAGATACCATTGATCTTCGCACATAGGTCACACTTTTTTGAACCAAAAGCTATGCCAAAATCGGTGGTGCAACATATACACTCAACATAAATGCAAACACCAGTATTCTTGTGTAGGAGAGTCCAACAAATCGACCAAAAGAAGCAGTTCCATGAAGAATGCCAAAATTGTATAacagttttaaaaattataaactaTAGGTACCTCCCATGTGTTTGCTGAACATTAATTTTGGTATATATCCCAA is from Styela clava chromosome 9, kaStyClav1.hap1.2, whole genome shotgun sequence and encodes:
- the LOC120338829 gene encoding BTB/POZ domain-containing protein 8-like; protein product: MDLTKTKLSKNLARTLEKDVKSFSDNLTEMTGSLSPNLLQSKLLLDSDLPSPSCDLGQKLLNEFFHPQASDIVLKAENECFLCHKEVLMTRCSYFKAMFQNTWTEKNSKEITLNNVKPEAVAALLCFLYGASSELPRFCPLLDILQIADMYGMAELTTVAKYHIKSEMCHSFHRPCKDCIANAPEVIQLASFFSLNDLFAACLKWNTKYFYKLWPNKGFASMQVDLREKCVKAVMDSLNDTNAISLLMETDKFLSSITRVQWTKPVVAMGTTLMTSCCDYIALCFLALVRNKTLMILFEGIGWKIDVVDRILTQISSQLSIENVCGCHLAVSRLIYLSDKESWNQEFSTMLLNLKITVWCFLVSNYFAVIHTESWNMLSATDKMTLKSETICQGDTSKKLSKRPVLSSSLNKNSVKPLKQTAPVKNDQKKQIAKAKAKNQNMKLSCNNKATNSNNTPSCSESRRSEAVNLPTLLPPIIARQELMYGWVIEEVVTKPIPA